TGCTGTTTCATAAACTGTAATGCATTATACAAAATTTGTAACTGAAGGTACATAATAGAATTTACTGAGGTACatcaatttgtaatttaaaaaaataaggtattTCACATTCATTATTTAATCTCCTCAGCAATGCTAAGAGTTGTTATaagttttattctcatttttccaaTTAGGAAACAAATTCAGAGATATTAACAAAATTAACATGCTGGTGAGACCCCTTAAGTAAGCATCAGAGACAGGATCAGAACACAGGCTTCCCTGTGAAtacaaattgctttccattcctccaGCCAAGCAGGGACTTGGGGATTACAGAGTAGATCCTTGTTCCTTAATATTCTACTTTCACAAGAACTGGAAATATGTTAATCAGTAGAGTTTACCAGAGGCAAAATTCCTAAAGTAGAAGGAAGAGGGCTAATCTCATACTTGGGGTGACTAGAGATATTGCCACACTAGTCTGTCAGTACTGCCTGAAATTCCACCATGGAGAAGGAGCCTACTTATATgtagcttaaaacacacacacacaccctatggAGTCTGAAGTCATGAGACCTGGATTCGTGACCTGGATCTGCCACTTGCTAGTTATGTAATCTCAAGCAAGACACTGTTTCTCTGAACCACagtattttcatctttaaaataagaataccTTTTCTGACTATATCATAGAACTTTTATAAGCATTAGTTAATATTAGTATATGTAAGATTGCTTTAAACACGTTCCCTTGGGGGTAAGCATTGGAGGATGGGTTTTTCCTAACAATATGGAGACCTGTGCACTGAACCCTTTAAAATTGGCACTTCAGATATGCTATTTGAGTTACCAGGGAAAATGAAAGTACAGGTCAGGCTGTGACAGGGCCACAACGGCATGCAGGCACCTCTGTGTATCAGTCAACACTCTTTGTTAAAAGtaaccaaaattagctggactaGACTCATGCAGAATAGTGACTTTGTCAGAATGAAATGACATGTGTCATCCTGAGGAACCTAGGACAGCAATGCAGCTCTGGACCTCAGGGTTGGCCTGTAGTGTGGGGAGCCCAGAAAGCCTTTCACTTCTATCTGTAAGACACCAGGCCTCTGTATTTCCACTCCAGTTTCCTCTCTCACTGACAAATTTATCAGTCTGCGTTGTTTGCTTCTCAGGCCGCATAGTGAAATACGTCTATATGAGCTAAACATGCCCCACCTCAGAGACTGAATTGACTCTCCAATCCCTATTCCAGATTCCCTGGGTTAGAGGTTCACCCCTAGATCAACTGTGGCTAGGGGAGTGGTATACAGAAACTGAATGTTCCTTCTGCACCCATGGACCTAGAATGGGAGGTACAGACAATTCAATAGATGTCCATTTGGTTCAGTTTGGAGTTGGAAGAGTGGTAGCAACAGACTACACCTTTTGCTAAGGTTGGCCTGAACAAGATGATCCTCTTTTGCACCACCTGTAAGTTGTACTTTTGAATGATCTTTGAGAACTTGGAGATCACAGCTCATTATTGCAGAATTTTCTCATGGCTCTTACAGTCTAGATGTTCTAGATACTTGTAAGTTAATTTTATGCCCCCTTAGGCTAGATTTCAATTCACTGAGAGAATGGAACAAATCCATCTTTGATTTCCCACCCCCATTTCCTGGTCGCCGGCACCTACTTTGCCATAGGGCTTCATcagtgggaggtgggtggataggtggatgaGCCAGCCAAGAATGTTCATCCTAATGGAGCAGTACAGAACTGGCAACCCTGGGAAAATCCAATAGAGTGAATCAAGATGATGAACAACATTACAGGTAGTTTGACACTGCCCTCTCCCAAGCTGACCCTTCTCCTTTCCTACCCTGGTCCCCCAGGTTATCTTTGTCTGAGTTTCTTAGACAAAGGTAAACATTTCTGGCCAAAGAAATTGTTGCCTTTTACTTGTATAGaagttttgacttttaaaatgtagAGACAGGTTCATTACAGCAGTGTGAACTCATCGTCGTCAAAGCCACTGCTTTGCCAACATCCTTTATCCATTTCCAGCTGCACTGGTTCAGATAGGTTGGTGTTCAAAACCTCATGGAACGTCAGAACCAGAAGGAGCATTAGAGACTAGTTAGTCCAGATTCTGTATTGTGTCAAtgaagaagggagaagaggaaagagagagctgTCATTTATTTTGTAACTATGTCCTTGTCATAATGCAATGCCTTATTTCCCCTCCTAACTCATGCCTGCTTCCCTGGGCTCACCACAGAGCTGTAGCTTGCAATCCCCCACTGTCAGCTATTACCATTCTTGAGTTACTAGATTAGCCTTTCTATAGGAAGCTGCCCCTGTCTCAAGCTTCCTTTAGGAGTGGCTTCTGTAATCATTCCCCAGAGCTCCCAGCTTTCAGAAAGATCTGGTGAGAGACACAGAAGGatcatttcatcctcacatcCTCAGATTGTTATCCAGTGGGATGGGTTTGGGCAGTGTCTGTGGGAGCAGTTATATTCACACATACAGTTAAATGCAGAAACACAAATGCACTCAAGTTTACGTATTCCTTTAAAGAAGCAAGGAGTGCTAAGAAAAGAGgctctctttctgctttcttttgcatCTACCAGATGGGGGCCAGCCTCAAAGAACTCATTGGTTCCTCTCATGACAGGAAAGGAGACTGGAGCTAGAGTTGCCTGGCACCAGAGCCCTCAGTTTCAGCTGAGGTCACTAAGCAATTTGGGAAATGGATAGGGGCTGCTGGAGAGAAATAACTCCTGCCCTTTTCAGATACGGCCAATTCCTGCTGTTGCCATTTACCTAAAGCCTGTCCTTATCTCTGCATCTTACAGCATCTCAGTCCTGGATTATCCTTGCTGTACCATCCAGGATTTGCCGGAGCTTACTACTGAAAGTCTGGTAAGCAGATGGGGATTTGGTAGCCTTTGAAATTGCTAGGTGGCACAGGTTGGCATTtgctctttcatttcttctccaaCCCCTTAATGCCCTGGTTTAAGAGTCTCAGATCAATGAAGGTATATTGGCAAGAGCACAGATGCAGCAGGGGTTTAGAGTTGCTGACCCAGTTGAGAAAGACCTGGAAAAGCTTAGCATAGCATTTTTTAGAGAAGAGGAAACAGCCAGTGAAAAACACTAAGGAGGAAAGGGAATTTAGAAACATAATGGGACTGAAATTTAGTGTGAATATCTATGCTAAATGCAGGAGAATCTCTTCTGGTCTAGCACAAATAATTATCTGTCTTCTTTCCGCTGTGCTACAGGGAGTTCACTTCTAATTTTCATATAGGTTATAAAACCTAGCAATGTGTACTTGAGAAAATACTTTGTCTAAGTCTCTCGGAGGCAAAAGTCTATATAGCCACAAAAGGACAGCCCAGAAAGTTTCTCATCTTGAAAACAGCTCTAGGCAAATCAGAAAAGTCACTCACAGTTATTCTCAATTCCATGAAACTGACTGAACAACAGCCATACTGAAGATGAGGTATCTACCTCATCATGTATTGCCACAGCTCCTTAGATATGCCACAATCCATACCTCCAGCCTGTTGCATTGTAATTATGCATTTGTGTCTGTTTCTTAATTTGACTGTAGAATCCTTGAAGGAAGAGATAGTATCATCATTTTTATATCCTTAGAGTCTAGCACCTTGTCTGGTACATtgaagagctcaataaatgtcaaatgATTGAATCATGGCATGCACCAATGGTTACTACAACTCTTTGTCCTCCAATTGTAATTCCTGCAAAATGTTGAGTCAGAAAAGTATATTATGCAAAAATAGAATGACAATCTCTGTGGTACAGGTTTTATAGAACCATGGGATTCTTGGCTGGAGGGGACTTAAGAGCCATTTGATCCAACCCCCTTATTTCAAAGATGAGAAACCTGAAGTCCCAGTGAATGAAGTGACTTGTCATGGTTTACTCCTCATAGGTGACAGAGCCTGAATTAGACATGAGTCAAAAGACCCATGTCCTGAGACACCAACCTAGCACCCTTTTTTACCACTGGGATAGAGAGATTCCCTGGTCTTATTTAGATGTGGCCTCAGCAGCCAAAGAAGTTGGAAGCTTTTTATTCCTACAGAGAAGTAATAAATTGTCTAACCCTCTTTATGTTATTTATGATGCTATTCagtcttttttcaaattttttattaaaaaaatttttttttactcacaCTACACAGATGTAGCTATTCAATCGTTAAAACAACTCTATGAGGTTAGTATTactattttatagatggagaagtTAAATAGCTACCAGTTGAAAGTGGAAGTCAGGGTAGAGAGACATGCATCCCCTGCTATTCAGAGTTGGAATAAAGAATACattttccacagaaacagtgGTACACAGTAGCATTAAAATTCTGCTATTAGTAGGGCATTTCAGAAGATAAAGTCAACTTTTATGGCCTGAATTTATTTCTTCCtataatgtgttttttattttcaattccaaCCCCATTGGTTCATATATAGGAATTGATAGGAACCACACTTTCACATCTCTCCCAATTGACCTTTGGGATATGTGCATAAAATTactgaaatgaagtgaaaataataatttattatgttttctaaGAAGACTTTAGTATTATTCAGAGTGAAAGCATGTATTTATTCTTCCTAAAAAATAGTCATGCTAAGTATTTTACTCCTTTCTGTGAAGCAATAGTGGCACCTGGTGGTTTCATTTAGTAACCACagactttttgttttgcttgaatTTTGAATGAGCCCAGTCATGGGCTGCAGTAACTAGTGAGTCTGTTTCACATAGGTCCTCAGTATGGTTTATCTAAACTGGTGGCTTCTATGCTCAAAAAAAGACTAATGTTCATATGAGtaagatatatctttttttcaGTCTTAACAAATTGCAAGCACAGAAAATGTACTGGCTATTTGAATatatagaattttcttttcttttctttttctttttttttttgaggcagagtcttgttctgtcacccaggctggaatgcagtggtacgatctcagctcactgaaacctctgcctcctgagtccaagtgattttcctgcctcagccttctgagtagcggggactacaggcacaaccatgtccagctaatttttgtatttttagtagagacaggctttcatcatgttggccaggctggtctcgaactcctggcctcagatgatccacctgcctcagcctcccaaagtgctgggattataggcatgagccaccacgaatGGCTGTAGGATTTCCTTTAAGtaacttttgaagtttttttcctgatattaaaataaatatatgtattgcaGAAAAttggagaaacagaaaagtatgaggaagaaaaatacTCTTATGCCACCTACATATagccactgttaatattttgctgcaattatatatatattcactcatACATAGATGTTTCATTTGACAGCAAAATTTAAATGTTCACAGTATCATTTTATTAAACATTCTAGaggacaatttttttctttcttttttgaagacagggtcttgctttgtcacccaggctggagtgcagtgcactcgGCCTGAAGCACGGCCCAtcgcagcctcaagctcctgggctgaagtgatcctcccaccttagcctcccaagtagctgggtgtagctgggaccacagacatgctaccatgccaggctactttttgtattttttgtagagacggggtctttgtgttgcccaagctgatcttgaactcctgggctcaagcaatctgccctccttggcctcccaaattgctgtgattacaggtgtcagccaccacgcccagctgaggacataattttaattttttaaattttttatttattttttatttttatttatttattttttttgagatggagtctcactctgtcagccaggctggagtgcagtggcgccatcttggctcactgcaacctctgcctcctgggttcaagcgattcttctgcctcagctttccgagtagctgggattacaggcacatgccaccatgcctggctaattttttgtatttttagtagagacggtgttgtactgtgttagccaggatggtctcaatttcctgacctcgtgatccacccacctcagcctcccacagtgctgggattacaggcgtgagccactgcacgcagtccaggacataatttttaatagttacACATAATATTCCACTATTTAGTTTCAAAAAAGATTCTTTGCTGTTGACATTTATTTATGGTTTCCTTGTGTAACTCCAAAACAAACATCCTTGCAtgcaaatcttttattttattttattttattttgagacagggtctcgaagttgctcaggctggagtgcagtggtgtgatcacagctcactgcagtcttgaacctcccagggtcaaatgatccttccacctcagccacccaagtagctaggactacaggcacatgccactatgattggctaatttttaaattaaaaaaaaattttttttagagataaaatCTCCCTAGAGACAGAATCTCCCaattttgcccagactggtctcaaattcttgggctcagtgatcctactgccttggcctctcaaagtgctgggattacaggtgtgagccacaatgcccagctgcACATGAAtctttgattatttcctttagattcctagaagtggaattattgGGCtgaagtagtcttttttttttgagacagtcgcccagactggagtgcagtggctcaatctctgctcaccgcagcctccacctcccaggtttaagcgattctcctgcctcaacctcccaagtagctgggattacaggtgtgtgtcattactgcccagctaatttttgtattttttagtggaagcagagtttcaccatgttggccaggctggtcttaaactcctgaccacaaatgatccacctgcctcggcctcccagagtgctgggattataggcctgagccaccgctgGGCTGAGGTAGTctggatttatattttttcagttttctgaatttgAACTGAATTCAATTCAACTTTATTTGAAACTCTAAACAGCATGATGAACATGAAATAAAGGTAGAGCTAATGGCatattaatttctgaagtattccCATTTTGTCAAAATAATTAGCTTTAGATAGGCCATCCTCACCAATATACTGAGTAGTTTCCCCTCCCACCTGCTACAGGAAGTTTAAAAATTTGTGTATCTCCAAATGTCGGTATTCATATTCAATCCACTAAgctaggaaaaaaattgaaataaaattccaAACTGAAACGAAGGATGGTGAACGTATGATTATGTGGAAGTTAAGTGTGGTCTTTGAAAGGAGGTTGCTGGAGAAGGCAGTGGATGTGGGCTCAGCATGTATTTTGCAATGCTTAGCATCTGAATGGTTGTTGAGAGCAGTGGTATGAAATGTAGGCTGTGCAAGGAAATATGCTTTGGGGGATGGAAAATATTAAatcttttatatgtattatactgATACCTTTTTTACTTTCTGTACTTATGTGTACATTCCTACAATGTTATTTAAAACTATGCATTTATGagtaaacatacatgtatttTGGAGATATACTGTAAATATACCATAAGGTATATATCCACTTTCCATGAGGTATTTATGCAAAGGAAGGACCATGGATAAAATTTTTTTAGCATTATATCAATTTTCCTGTTGGTCACTATTTCTATAATGGGTTCTTGGGGAGATTAGAATCTCCAGGATGATTTTTCAAACTCACATACCCAGGTATGTTAGTGCCCCTTACTGGGGCACTTGTAGTTTGTTAAAGTTTCCCTAAcaatcttgaaattttttttctccttcctccttatcCACTTATTTCACTTGAGAACCATTACTCTCTTTTAAGCTATCCAGATCTATGTCCTTAATCTAGCAGTAATTTATCAAAAACCCATATGATAAGAGAATTATTCTATAATGGTGTTggtaaagaaaatctaaaatagaaaaaaaatgccgACAATCGATTGGCTGATGAGGTGGGTGATGCCAGATGCAACACTGCTGGGCCTAccacaggagcaagagagaagccATGCATTCCATCTCAAGGCATCTGTGAGCCCATGTAGACACCATGAGCAAAGTTCACCTTCCCGAGTTGAAAAAATTTATAGACAAGAAGTTATTGAAATTAAATGGTGGCAGACATGTCCAAGGAATATTGTGGGGATTTGATCCCTTAATGAATCTTGTGATAGATGAGTGTGTGGAGATGGCAACCAGCGGGCAACAGAAGAATATTGGAATGGTGGTAATACAAAGAAATAGTATCATCACTTTAGAAACCTTGGAACGAGAATAAATAATGGCTGTTCAGCAGAGAAATTCCACGTCCCCTCTCCAAAGAGCCTGTTTTACTATGATGTAAAAATTAGGTCATGTACATTTTTATATCggactttttatattaaaaactttttgttaggctgggcacagtggctcacgcctataatcctagcactttgggaggccgaggcaggtggatcacctgaggtcaggagttcaagaccagcctggccaacatggtgaaaccccgtctctactaaaaatacaaaaattagctgggtgtggtggcgggcacctgtaatcccagctacttgggaggctgaggcaggagaatcgcttgaacctgggaggcagaggttgcagtgagtggagatcgcaccattgcactccaacctgggcaacaggagggaaactctgtctcaaaaaaaaaaaaaaaaaattgttagataaacttttgtaatagtcaaaaaaagaaaatctaaaataaaaataggatttCATTTTCAGTTATGTGAACCATAATACAGAAATGCATCAAAAGAATCATTTATCAAGTAATAGTTATTACCATGAATTTGAAATCAGTTAAGTATTAAGacctagcaatttttttttttttttccagacagagtctcaccctgtcacccaggctagagtgcagtggtgtcatcttggctcactgcaacctaccctccaggctcaagtgatcctcctacctcagcctcccaagcagctgggactagaggcacatgtcaccacgcctggctaattttttatattttttgtagagacaaggtcttactatattgcccaggcaatttttaaattttttatagaaacaaagtgtcactatgttgcccaggcttgtttcaaatccctggtctcaagcaatcctcctgccttgacctcccaaagtgctgggattacaggtgcaagccaccatgcctggccagcataAGTTTTTGTAATTGTTTCAAATAAATGCAGGGCTAAAATGGCATAGAAAGCCTGAAGCACAAAGCACAGAAATAGACTAGTTGGTAGTAtggaaaagacaaacaaacctggctttgccacttataACTATAAGGGATCTTGAGCAGGTTTCCTGTAGGCTATAGAAATTTCATCTATAAAAGAAGGAAGGTTGGGTCATTAGATAAGCGTCCGACTTTCCTTGGACTATAAAATTCCCCTAGATTCATTATAAAATAACCaagttaatattaataattttgatttatcAGTGCAGAACTCATTTGTCACATAGGGACTTCAGTAAGCTGTTGAGGAGGTTTGAGATATATTGTTAGATCTCACCCTTAGTAGCCCTTCTTTAAAGGTTCAATCTGATATACGCTGATTAGATTCAGTCAAATGCTCCCATTTAAAGCAGGAAAcctcactgttttttgtttttgtttttcctggaaacGATTATTTTCTTCTGGTTTGAAGTACGAATTATGGTAGGACCGAAGAATGTACTTTTCCATCGTTGAGTCTTCAAGAAGCTCAGAAAGCAGGGGATCCAACTAAATTTCCTCTGAATTGCCTTCTGTGTGCAGGATTCCAGAAATGCAGCTAGAAGGTGAACAGTAAACAAAGAGTCTTCAAATTGACTGAGTACTGGTGATTGGGTGCTtatcatgtgaccttgggcaagcccctTCCCCTTTCTGGGCCCCAGTTTTTGTTTCTGTGGATGACGGAACTGGGACTAGAGCAACTACATTCCTTCTGGTGCTCACATTCTAACCAATATGATTTCCTCaatccaaaaggaagaaatgctCCATTCTTTCCTTAGTCATCTGAATTAATTATCTACATAATTGGCATAGCCTAGATTTTATTTGGCTTGGCTCACTCAGCTGGGTTATGGATGGATCTTTGAGAATAGAGCCCTCATAGTGCCTTGGAGATACTCTGAAAGGGTAGGATGTAGTCCTTGAACTGAATCTTTAGACCTAAGGCATACTGCAAACAAATATTCGTGAGAGTAGGTCGtgggtgtgttttcttttttaactttagttGATACAGAGGAAGTAAAGGTCTTGCTTTGGCTACTATGAAGTACCAGGGACAAGAGAATGTGACTGTGTGCTGCTGTTCACAAATTATATCTCCTCATTGAGGTTTCCATCTTAATATGCTGggtcttgccaaaaaaaaaaataataatagaaaaaggtGACCTGCCTTAAATGAAtataaacatgaagaaaaaactCTCAAGTTTGGCAAATATGAACAGGTACCTGTGGAACTGAAGTCCTGCTGGGAAAAAAGTTATCTGTTGGGTTGGAACAAGGCACAGGCTGGAGCAGTGCTTCAGGTAGGGCCTGCTGCAAGCAAGGGAGACAGAACAAGCTAGGGTTTGGTGGCCATCCTGAGAGCCACTGACCAGTGTGTGTGCTTTCAGTGCCAGCTCCTGGCAGCATCTGATGTGAGAAGTGGGGCTAGTTACAGTTGTCTGGGAAAGCAGtatcagaaggaaaagagagttggcacatgcctatagtcccagctacttgggaagctgaagtgggaggatggtgaGTTTGAGCCCAGCCCGGGAAAAATAGTAAGACCCGACCAGGTGcgctggctcactcctgtagtcccagcactttgggaggctgaggcgggcagatcacctgagggtctggagtttgagaccagcctggccaacatggtgaaaccctgtctgtactaaaaatagaaaaattagctgggcatggtggcatgtgcctgtaatcccagctacttgggaggctgatgcaggagaatagcttgaacctgagaggcagaggttgcagtgagccaagatagcgccactgcactcccgcctgggcaacagagcgagactctgtctcaaaaaaaaaaaaaaaaaatagaccctgtctcaaaaaacaaaaaaaaaaaaaagaaagaaaaaaggaggaaaggagagcaAGGCCATGGGCAGCTGAGACTATCTTCAAACAAGTAACTTGGGTTCCTTTCCTGGAATTCTTGAGACTGAGCCCTAAGGAAAAGGCAGCAGCCACAGACAGCTTACCCTCACTCaaaacttcacttttttttttttttttttttagacggagtctcactctgtcgccaggctggagtgcagtggtgaaatcttggctcactgcaacctctgcctcctgggttcaagcaattctcctgtctcagcctcccga
This DNA window, taken from Pongo pygmaeus isolate AG05252 chromosome 6, NHGRI_mPonPyg2-v2.0_pri, whole genome shotgun sequence, encodes the following:
- the LOC129040788 gene encoding small nuclear ribonucleoprotein G-like codes for the protein MSKVHLPELKKFIDKKLLKLNGGRHVQGILWGFDPLMNLVIDECVEMATSGQQKNIGMVVIQRNSIITLETLERE